CGCGCGAGAAAGCGCACGATCAACATCAGCAGACTCCACATGAGGATCACCACAAAGACGACGACGATAATCCACAAAATCATCTCATCTGAAACGCGGGGAAGCTCCGGCATGATGTCCGGTGTCGAGGTCCTGCCGCCATCTCCCCCGCCACTCGGCACATTGAACCCGCCGCCACTCCGACTTCCGCCTGCCAACGCGAACAAAATGCCGAACAGCCACAAGGCGCGATGTTTGAGCGTGATTTCAAACGCGCGCGTCAAAATCTTGCCATAATCCATCCTGCCTCCTTGGTGATTTCAAATTTCGGATCGCAGATTGGATTCGTCCTGGTCTGAAATCTAAAACTTGAAATCGGCTATCAATCGGTGAGCGATGGCGCGAAAACGTCCCCAGTCGCGCCAATCTTCCGGTAAGTCATCGAGCATTTGCGCGAGGCGCGGCAAGTCGCTCCACACAGCTTCGCGGAACTGTGTGATGCGTTCGCCCGCGTCCATCGGGTGCGGCGCATCATGCGTTTCATCCGCGAGAAAGACGTACGAGACGAACGGCACGCGCTCCTCGGCATGACGAAACTCGTACTCGATGATGCCGAGCAAACGTGTGAGCGGCGCGGTGAATCCGGTCTCTTCGCGCATCTCGCGCCGCGCCGCATCCTCGACGCGCTCGCCCAGGTGGATGCCGCCGGACGGCACGCGAAATACACCGCTTGGGTAAAAATCCTTGGTGTGCAACAACACGCGTTTGCCGGGACGCGGCAAGGCGAGTACGATTTCCGCCTGACGTTTCTTCGTCGCGTCGCGCCACTCTGCGATGGTTTCGCGCGTCACGTCCAGCGCGCGCGTCCAGCGCACCGGCGCGCCGAAACGCGCGGTCAGTTCCGCCAATTCGTTCGCATCCACGCGCGACATTATTTGCTCCACCGCGCGCGTTCCTTCGCCGCGACGCGCGCCGTCAAATCGAGCGTGAGCGGCGAAACCGACACGACGCAATCCACGATCACCGCGCGTACGTCCGCATCGCGTTCGAGCGTCGCCAAATCCACGCGTGATTCATAACCAGTGAATTGTTTTCCTTGCGGCGTCTCCTCGATCTTGGAGTAAAAGTACGCCGCGCGCGACACGCGCGTCCAACGCCAGGGTGTTGATTCAGTCGCCTCTTGGGGTACATTCACGTTGAGCACATCCACGCCCGCCGGCAAACCGCGCGCGAGAATGCGCCGCGCAAACATCGCCGCGAAATGCGCCGCCACCGAAAAATCCACCGCATCGCTGTGCGACATGTGAAATTCCGGCGCGGTCACAACCGAGATCGCCAGCGCCGGCGCGCCCAGGTTCGCGCCTTCGAGCGCCGCGCCAACCGTGCCCGAAATCGTCACGCCGTTTCCGATGTTCTCGCCATAGTTGATGCCGGAAATCAGCAACGCGGGCGGACGATCCGCAAGCAGAAGGAACGCGTGCCGCGCAGTGACCGCCGGCGAGGTGGGTACGGCGAACGCGCGCACGCGCTTGCCATCCACCACATAGTTGACCGACGCGGCATCGCCGCGACCCAGGAACGCGCGCCCCATCGAGGATTGCTGTTCGAGCGGCGCGACGATCAACACGTCGCCGAGCGGCATCACCGCGCGCGCAAGCGCGCGCAAACCGGGAGACTGAATTCCGTCATCATTCGTCAGCACGATGAGCGGCGCGTTTTTTTTGCGCCGGTGTGTCGAAACAGATTGCGTCATTGATTCACCTTAATCTACGATGATACGTTCCATCCCGTGATACACTTGCATCTGACCCGCGTGGAGGTAACCGATCAACGTCACGTTCCACGCGCGCGCCAGTTGCACAGACAAGTGAGTCGGCGAAGTGCGCGAGACGACAATCGGCACGCGCATCTTCGCGGCTTTCGTGATCATCTCGGACGAAATGCGACCGGTCGAAATAAGAATCCGGTCATGCGTCGCGATGCCGCGCAGCAAGCATTCGCCGCGCAGTTTGTCGAGCGTGTTGTGGCGTCCCACATCTTCGGCGAGCGCGAGGAGTTGCTCGCCGTCGCCGAGCGCGGACGTGTGGACGCCGCGACATTCGCGATACAACGTCGCGCGCGCGTTCAGCTCGCGCATCAGCGCGAATAATTGCGCCACATGCACAGTCCGCGTCGAATCCATCGGCGTCTGTTCTTTCGAGAGATCGTCGAACGTAACGCCGCCGCCACAACCACTTGTGATAATTCGCCGCGCGGGCAAATGGAAATCCGCGTGCGTGAGTCGCACCTGAATCGTGCCGACGCCTTCTTCGCAGATCGCCATCGCACGCGTTTCTTCGATGCCGAGCGCGGGGATGTACCAGTACGCGCGGTCGGACGCGAGATTCACGCGTAGGGACGCGACTTGATCGAGACGGGCGATAAAATTTTCGGAGGCGAGAAAACCGAGCGCGAGGTGATGCAGGTTGCGCGCGGTCGCCATAAAGGTCACGACTTCGGAATCGTTGACGAACAACGTCCAGCGGCTCTCGCCGATGACCCAGCCCTGAATCGGCGCGACGCCTTTTTCGGTGATGTGGTGATAGGTCGTTTGAACCTTGTCCTCGAACATCTTACCTAACCGTCTGACCGAGCGATAACGCGATCTGGAAATCTTCCGGCGTGTTCGCATTGAAGAACGAGAGATGCTGGGGGTCGAAGCGGTCCACCTGATCGCTTTCGACAACGCGCACGCGCACATCGTCGAAGAAACTGATCAACCGCAGATCATCCGCAAGCAAGTGCGCCCGCATCGCGTCGAGACAGCGTTTCGAATAGACCGCGTGCATCGGATGCCAGTCGCGCGATTTGGCGAGCGTCTTGTTCGCGCGTTTGCCCGTGTGCGCCGGGTTGGACGATGGATCAACCGCGTGCGGCACGATGACATCGGCGTGCGGCGCGAGCGAAATCAAATAGCGCAACAGTCCTTCGTTGAGAAACGGCATATCGCATGCGACCGCGAGCGCGTACTCTTCGCGCGCGGACAGCAGTCCCGAATAGATGCCGCCGAGCGATCCTTTGTCCGGGTACACGTCGCCGACCACGCGCAGACCGAACGGCGCGTACAAGTCCGCGTCGTTCGCGATGATGAGCGTTTCCGCGCAAACCGGTTGTACGCGTTCGATCACGCGCGCGATGAGCGGCTTGCCCTCGAATTCGATGAATGCTTTATCGCGACCCATCCGCCGGCTTTTGCCGCCGGCGAGAATGAGCGCGGTGACGCGCGCCGGTTCGCTCATCGTCAATTCACCGAGAACGAACCCAGGTCGCGTACCGCCGGGTTGTGTTCGGTCACCAGGCGCAAGAGTTCAAGTTCGCGTTCGAGGATCGTGGCTTCGCGGCGCAAACGCGCGACGGTCGTCGCCGCTTCGAGCAAACCTTGTTTATCGCGCATACTGATCGGCAACGTCGCGCCGATGACATACGAAAGCATCGTCGGGTCTTTGGGCAATTCGATACTGGGGTCGTCCGGCGCGGGTTCCGTCTCGCCGATGCTTTGCACGGTGCGGACGAACTTGAGAAACAACTGCGCCGCGTGTTCCGCCGCCGGCTCGGCTCGCAAAAGGTCCACGTTCTCGTCCGCCAAAAGGCGGATGCGCCCGCTCAAATACGCGTAGCGCT
The Chloroflexota bacterium genome window above contains:
- the fdhD gene encoding formate dehydrogenase accessory sulfurtransferase FdhD, whose amino-acid sequence is MFEDKVQTTYHHITEKGVAPIQGWVIGESRWTLFVNDSEVVTFMATARNLHHLALGFLASENFIARLDQVASLRVNLASDRAYWYIPALGIEETRAMAICEEGVGTIQVRLTHADFHLPARRIITSGCGGGVTFDDLSKEQTPMDSTRTVHVAQLFALMRELNARATLYRECRGVHTSALGDGEQLLALAEDVGRHNTLDKLRGECLLRGIATHDRILISTGRISSEMITKAAKMRVPIVVSRTSPTHLSVQLARAWNVTLIGYLHAGQMQVYHGMERIIVD
- the surE gene encoding 5'/3'-nucleotidase SurE; this encodes MTQSVSTHRRKKNAPLIVLTNDDGIQSPGLRALARAVMPLGDVLIVAPLEQQSSMGRAFLGRGDAASVNYVVDGKRVRAFAVPTSPAVTARHAFLLLADRPPALLISGINYGENIGNGVTISGTVGAALEGANLGAPALAISVVTAPEFHMSHSDAVDFSVAAHFAAMFARRILARGLPAGVDVLNVNVPQEATESTPWRWTRVSRAAYFYSKIEETPQGKQFTGYESRVDLATLERDADVRAVIVDCVVSVSPLTLDLTARVAAKERARWSK
- a CDS encoding NUDIX hydrolase — its product is MSRVDANELAELTARFGAPVRWTRALDVTRETIAEWRDATKKRQAEIVLALPRPGKRVLLHTKDFYPSGVFRVPSGGIHLGERVEDAARREMREETGFTAPLTRLLGIIEYEFRHAEERVPFVSYVFLADETHDAPHPMDAGERITQFREAVWSDLPRLAQMLDDLPEDWRDWGRFRAIAHRLIADFKF
- a CDS encoding LON peptidase substrate-binding domain-containing protein, whose protein sequence is MKILQDDLPLFPLNTVLFPQARLPLHIFEPRYREMIERCLQDDLAFGVLLIKEGVEVGGPAIPHAVGTIARIVDSARLEDGRYNIVTAGVTRFVLRESFERYAYLSGRIRLLADENVDLLRAEPAAEHAAQLFLKFVRTVQSIGETEPAPDDPSIELPKDPTMLSYVIGATLPISMRDKQGLLEAATTVARLRREATILERELELLRLVTEHNPAVRDLGSFSVN
- a CDS encoding molybdenum cofactor guanylyltransferase codes for the protein MSEPARVTALILAGGKSRRMGRDKAFIEFEGKPLIARVIERVQPVCAETLIIANDADLYAPFGLRVVGDVYPDKGSLGGIYSGLLSAREEYALAVACDMPFLNEGLLRYLISLAPHADVIVPHAVDPSSNPAHTGKRANKTLAKSRDWHPMHAVYSKRCLDAMRAHLLADDLRLISFFDDVRVRVVESDQVDRFDPQHLSFFNANTPEDFQIALSLGQTVR